In a genomic window of Nitrospira sp. ND1:
- a CDS encoding TylF/MycF/NovP-related O-methyltransferase — protein sequence MKQIIKTSLVKGFSMLGLQAEFHKKKRDTDIVFFDKNTLEYFQQDHPRMVLYREGLAKSGMEWVDNFPLQCRMYSLQQMAESAARKNIDGEFAECGCWKGHSAYIISTILARHGFSKSFHIFDSFEGGLSDKTSEDVSDYARQTKEEAEFEKNWFSSTIDDLKKALIGFDFIEIYKGWIPDRFPEVESKKFAFVHVDVDLYQPTLDSLKFFYPRLLPGGVIVVDDYGYSVFPGAKRAVDEFLRGTDCSVFYETPMGSCFIIK from the coding sequence GTGAAGCAGATCATTAAGACATCGCTCGTGAAGGGGTTTTCCATGCTGGGGCTCCAAGCCGAGTTTCACAAAAAAAAACGCGATACCGACATCGTCTTCTTCGACAAGAACACGCTGGAATATTTTCAGCAAGATCATCCGCGAATGGTGCTTTACCGGGAAGGACTCGCCAAGTCGGGCATGGAATGGGTGGATAATTTCCCCCTGCAATGCCGCATGTATAGCCTGCAACAGATGGCCGAGTCGGCCGCGCGCAAGAACATCGACGGGGAGTTTGCGGAGTGCGGATGTTGGAAAGGTCATTCGGCCTATATTATTTCGACGATTCTCGCCCGGCATGGTTTCTCGAAGTCGTTTCATATCTTCGACTCGTTCGAAGGCGGACTCTCCGACAAAACCAGCGAAGACGTCTCCGATTATGCCCGGCAGACCAAGGAAGAAGCCGAATTTGAGAAGAATTGGTTTTCCTCCACCATCGACGATTTGAAGAAGGCCCTAATTGGTTTCGATTTCATCGAAATCTACAAGGGGTGGATTCCGGATCGATTTCCAGAAGTCGAGAGTAAGAAGTTTGCCTTCGTGCACGTCGATGTCGATTTGTACCAGCCGACTCTGGACAGCCTGAAATTTTTCTATCCCAGGCTGTTGCCGGGCGGCGTCATCGTCGTCGATGACTACGGGTATAGCGTGTTTCCCGGCGCCAAGAGGGCCGTGGATGAATTTTTGCGAGGCACTGACTGTTCGGTCTTTTATGAAACGCCGATGGGGAGCTGCTTCATCATCAAATGA
- a CDS encoding glycosyltransferase family 4 protein codes for MKPIRVVIIRNCRGITGMTGGETYLLSLLKGFDPQKVRCLLVCIVNPALGETSWLKELKQTGFEHVTIPIGNPFDLSDVYKAASLIKAYEADVVHALDHRSDLIGILSARLTGRPVLASFLGWVNFPRGSWRATVYPWIDRMILRRLDAVITDSVAIGAELKLREQDPPVVAIRNGIDTAWFDPTRSLAPSSVTGFAADGDYVFGMVGRIHPVKGHLNFLKAARTILDRYPRSRFVIVGTVLPGFESYRQTLVDWIAEHGLGSAVLMAHVSLAEIPAVFASLDVLVAPSFAESFSFTMLEGMAMGKPVVASDVGGASEMITDGRTGYLVPVDDVPVLTETLLRLRESPQELTEVGLRARDKIVHDLSLAAMAERTFQVYERLVRMRPDRNKARSVQEHFRRQLGEIGCKL; via the coding sequence ATGAAACCGATTCGAGTTGTGATCATTCGCAACTGCCGTGGGATTACCGGCATGACGGGAGGGGAAACCTATCTTCTTTCTCTCTTGAAGGGATTCGACCCACAGAAAGTTCGCTGCCTCCTGGTGTGCATCGTCAATCCCGCGCTAGGCGAAACATCCTGGCTAAAGGAATTGAAGCAGACCGGGTTTGAGCACGTCACGATTCCGATCGGGAATCCCTTCGATCTAAGCGATGTCTATAAGGCCGCCTCCTTGATTAAAGCGTATGAAGCCGACGTCGTGCATGCTCTGGACCATCGCTCGGACCTGATCGGGATACTCAGTGCGCGACTCACGGGACGTCCAGTGCTGGCCTCGTTTCTCGGATGGGTCAATTTTCCTAGAGGCTCCTGGCGGGCGACGGTCTATCCCTGGATCGATCGGATGATTCTCCGGCGACTGGATGCGGTGATCACCGATTCGGTGGCCATCGGTGCAGAATTAAAACTACGCGAGCAGGACCCCCCAGTAGTCGCGATTCGCAATGGAATCGACACGGCGTGGTTCGATCCCACTCGCTCCCTCGCCCCCTCGTCCGTGACCGGTTTTGCCGCGGACGGCGACTACGTCTTCGGCATGGTGGGGCGTATTCATCCGGTCAAAGGCCACCTGAACTTTCTCAAGGCGGCCAGGACGATCTTGGATCGCTATCCTCGCAGTCGATTTGTGATTGTCGGTACGGTGCTTCCCGGATTCGAATCATATCGGCAAACGCTTGTCGATTGGATCGCCGAGCATGGTCTGGGTTCGGCCGTTCTCATGGCGCATGTCTCCTTGGCGGAGATCCCCGCCGTGTTTGCGTCTTTGGATGTACTGGTAGCGCCGTCCTTTGCCGAAAGCTTCAGTTTTACGATGCTCGAAGGCATGGCTATGGGGAAGCCTGTGGTGGCGTCGGATGTAGGGGGCGCCTCCGAAATGATTACTGACGGCCGGACCGGCTACCTGGTGCCTGTGGACGATGTGCCGGTTCTGACGGAGACGTTGCTACGCCTGAGGGAGAGCCCCCAGGAGCTTACCGAAGTCGGCCTGCGTGCTCGAGACAAAATCGTTCACGACCTCAGCCTGGCCGCCATGGCTGAGCGAACGTTTCAGGTCTACGAAAGATTAGTGCGTATGCGTCCGGACAGGAACAAGGCGCGCTCGGTCCAGGAACATTTCAGACGCCAACTCGGTGAGATCGGCTGTAAGTTATGA
- a CDS encoding glycosyltransferase family 39 protein, giving the protein MALNRSSQWLCLCAVFALCFTLRIGVGGVIDATVPVVKRADVYSDIAVNLARGHGFVAEAGGEPIIWRAPLYPAFLAAVYALFGEQNETGVFLTQSALDAVTAVLIFYLGTRLFGETVGLLSAVSFAVHPLSAYYSLRFLSEPLFTLAFTAVIAAWIAAVTTRRLMAYLAVGALIAVAALVKPVALGLWPLLATCVVYQLRDEPGRALSAATVLTLACLMVVAPWALRNYRETGEVVAVATGGGYALWLGNQMVSEGKEDWEVDEMTRVQLFERRGAVITGTEPADRVLAPVANYPSIRSATQPVHISVPDDHAFFLAAWREMRSHPFDTALLTVRKLFRFWLRIFLPDNRWAQSYIVLFQTFFLGVAVLGMLEAKRQGITVFPLILPVVFLAAVHALTFSTIRYSIPTIPVLSILLAAGLRAIVHTLNERWGLSLGVSWVRWLRAVPVGAAARSYRETRL; this is encoded by the coding sequence ATGGCGCTGAACCGATCTTCACAATGGCTGTGTCTTTGTGCGGTTTTTGCCCTGTGTTTCACCCTGCGTATCGGCGTCGGTGGGGTCATCGACGCGACGGTGCCGGTCGTCAAACGCGCGGATGTTTACTCGGACATTGCGGTGAATCTGGCGCGTGGCCATGGTTTTGTCGCCGAAGCGGGCGGTGAGCCCATCATTTGGCGCGCTCCGCTCTATCCGGCTTTTTTGGCGGCTGTCTACGCGCTCTTCGGGGAGCAGAATGAAACAGGGGTGTTTCTTACTCAATCCGCATTGGATGCGGTCACGGCCGTTTTGATCTTTTACTTGGGCACGCGCTTGTTCGGTGAGACCGTCGGATTGCTCTCTGCCGTGAGCTTTGCGGTGCATCCACTTTCCGCTTATTACTCGCTCCGATTCCTGTCTGAGCCGCTCTTTACCCTGGCGTTCACGGCCGTCATCGCGGCTTGGATCGCGGCGGTGACCACCCGACGTCTCATGGCCTACCTGGCCGTAGGCGCATTGATCGCCGTCGCAGCGCTGGTGAAGCCGGTGGCGTTGGGCTTGTGGCCCTTGCTTGCGACATGCGTCGTATATCAGTTGCGGGACGAACCGGGTCGCGCACTATCCGCGGCGACTGTGCTGACCCTTGCCTGCCTGATGGTGGTGGCTCCCTGGGCTCTTCGGAACTATCGCGAGACGGGCGAAGTGGTGGCCGTGGCAACCGGGGGAGGCTACGCCCTCTGGCTCGGTAATCAAATGGTAAGTGAGGGCAAGGAGGACTGGGAAGTCGATGAAATGACCCGGGTGCAGCTGTTCGAGCGGCGCGGCGCCGTAATCACGGGGACAGAGCCGGCGGATCGGGTTCTCGCTCCTGTCGCGAATTATCCGTCGATCCGATCGGCTACGCAGCCGGTTCACATTTCGGTCCCTGACGATCATGCATTTTTCCTGGCCGCCTGGCGGGAAATGCGCTCCCATCCGTTCGATACTGCATTATTGACGGTCCGAAAACTGTTCAGGTTCTGGCTCAGGATTTTTCTTCCCGACAATCGCTGGGCGCAATCGTACATTGTCTTGTTTCAAACCTTCTTCCTGGGCGTGGCGGTCCTGGGCATGCTGGAGGCGAAGCGGCAGGGGATCACGGTGTTCCCGCTGATCCTGCCGGTCGTATTCCTTGCGGCCGTTCATGCGCTGACATTTTCCACCATTCGCTACAGCATTCCGACCATTCCGGTCTTGAGCATTCTGCTGGCGGCCGGCTTACGAGCGATCGTGCATACACTGAACGAACGATGGGGCTTGTCGCTCGGAGTGTCCTGGGTCCGCTGGTTGCGGGCTGTGCCGGTCGGCGCGGCGGCAAGATCGTACCGAGAGACTCGATTATGA
- a CDS encoding class I SAM-dependent methyltransferase → MSDSIAGVLQMNEKASPVEGFVREDGWYAPYDYWLTLWGLYELYAYALALLGDVKDKVLLDCGCGPGHTSVMLAKRGAIVTAFDTADGQLDTARRLAKANGVNVTFLCKPFEELDFPDESFDVVFGTFVLHHVDLPKASRQLARVLKPGGKAVFIENSALNPLLMAARSKVCGRFGVPQYSDDHEHPLTRRDIATLQSVFPGACTIHFPSFLFFRLLDFYVFKKRWSRMTALLRHCDQLAGSIPIVRRYGYLQIVELDKGAGRA, encoded by the coding sequence ATGAGTGACTCGATCGCGGGAGTACTACAGATGAATGAGAAGGCGTCCCCGGTGGAGGGGTTCGTTCGAGAAGACGGTTGGTATGCGCCCTATGACTATTGGCTCACCCTCTGGGGCCTGTATGAACTCTATGCCTATGCGTTGGCCCTGCTCGGTGATGTGAAGGACAAGGTGCTGCTGGATTGCGGCTGCGGTCCCGGGCACACGTCTGTGATGCTGGCGAAACGTGGCGCGATCGTCACCGCGTTCGATACGGCGGACGGTCAACTCGATACGGCGCGAAGGCTGGCAAAGGCGAACGGAGTGAATGTGACCTTTCTTTGCAAGCCCTTCGAGGAACTGGATTTTCCGGACGAGAGTTTCGACGTCGTGTTCGGCACATTTGTTTTGCACCACGTGGATCTTCCCAAGGCCAGCCGGCAATTGGCTCGCGTCTTGAAGCCGGGGGGGAAAGCGGTGTTCATCGAAAACTCCGCGCTCAATCCGTTGCTCATGGCGGCCAGAAGCAAGGTCTGCGGACGGTTCGGCGTGCCTCAATACAGCGATGATCATGAGCATCCGCTTACCCGTCGCGATATTGCGACGCTTCAGAGCGTCTTTCCCGGCGCCTGCACCATTCATTTTCCGAGTTTCCTTTTCTTTCGGTTGCTCGATTTCTACGTGTTCAAGAAACGTTGGTCACGGATGACGGCCCTACTTAGACATTGCGATCAACTCGCCGGGTCAATTCCGATCGTGCGTCGATACGGCTATCTGCAGATCGTCGAGCTGGATAAGGGAGCAGGTCGTGCGTAG
- a CDS encoding exopolysaccharide transport family protein produces the protein MPYTTGLPEAKSAAVPNRSAFGLREHLITVFRQKRMLLTIIGVATMVAGPGSFLMTNIYSAEVRLLIQNARTPFSMSTPLTGQVFTPSDITQKDDVATEVQIFTSPILLDKLVDYFGNERVLTSMRGRWDWVADLPKFVFKQLAGLPPVAQVLATIGYESKPENLHYQAVQQIRAHLNVEGVRQTHVFVASLDSPDPNFSADALNALVGIYMDHQLSIRKGKGAREFFDEQTKQMRGELQQAELRLQAFKDKWNIVSIEDQKRHLLQQVTHTEAALRESQVQVAETEVRITKLKERLAGQQEAIPLTNVSERNPMLDQLKNRLMQMELEYSQYVPDSPAAGELVREIAAVRARLQAESAKVTGAATSGLNQTYQELKRNLVMEEGRRESLRPRLSELTKQFKSYRDSLNTLDQREMELQGLMREVKVKQEAFDIYLKKEEESRINEVLDRKGISNVNAIEHATAPQKPIRPRKLLNVVIGLLIGLVGGFGSAYVSEYMRRTFVTREEVEDALRRPVLAALPLVRPGTSDAVSFDLELRQAAQQVIRSYHERGLRTLLATSALRGEGRSHVAGALARVLAEQKFRVLLITFEAADSGKPTTDDGAAADKQGPDAGRLRQADPESTDLPLLHRLLVRHKEGTALEFAEHLAEVAKTMRDRFDLIVIDGPALTSFPEMRVAIAGIDGTILVIEAERTVSVAAARTTMSIEAAGGHLLGLVLNKRRYIIPDWIYGRWLAAGGREGV, from the coding sequence GTGCCGTACACGACTGGGCTCCCCGAAGCGAAATCCGCCGCCGTTCCAAACCGATCCGCGTTCGGTCTAAGAGAACATCTGATTACTGTGTTCCGTCAGAAGCGCATGCTGCTCACAATTATCGGAGTGGCGACCATGGTGGCCGGTCCGGGCTCGTTTCTGATGACCAATATCTACAGCGCCGAGGTTCGACTCCTCATTCAGAACGCGCGGACTCCCTTCAGCATGAGCACCCCGTTGACGGGTCAGGTATTCACGCCTTCCGACATCACCCAGAAAGATGATGTGGCGACCGAGGTGCAAATCTTCACCAGCCCGATTCTACTAGATAAGTTGGTCGACTACTTCGGGAATGAGCGGGTGTTGACGTCCATGCGGGGGCGTTGGGACTGGGTTGCCGACCTGCCGAAATTCGTCTTCAAGCAGCTGGCCGGTCTGCCGCCGGTCGCTCAAGTGCTGGCGACGATCGGGTATGAATCCAAGCCGGAGAACTTGCACTATCAAGCCGTGCAGCAGATTCGGGCTCATTTGAATGTGGAGGGGGTGCGGCAAACGCATGTGTTTGTGGCCAGTCTGGATTCGCCAGATCCGAACTTTTCCGCCGATGCCCTCAACGCATTGGTGGGGATCTACATGGACCACCAGCTGTCCATCCGTAAAGGCAAAGGTGCGCGCGAATTCTTCGACGAGCAGACGAAGCAGATGCGCGGCGAGTTGCAGCAGGCCGAACTCCGGCTACAGGCCTTCAAAGACAAATGGAACATCGTCTCCATCGAAGATCAAAAGCGGCATCTCCTGCAGCAAGTGACGCACACCGAAGCCGCACTTCGTGAGAGTCAGGTACAAGTCGCAGAAACGGAAGTGCGCATCACCAAACTGAAGGAACGGCTGGCAGGGCAACAGGAGGCGATTCCGCTCACGAATGTCTCAGAGCGGAATCCGATGCTGGATCAACTGAAGAACCGGTTGATGCAGATGGAGTTGGAGTATTCCCAGTATGTACCGGACAGTCCCGCTGCCGGAGAGCTTGTGCGTGAAATTGCCGCCGTGCGTGCCCGTCTGCAGGCGGAGAGTGCGAAGGTCACCGGCGCAGCGACCTCCGGTCTTAACCAAACCTATCAGGAGTTGAAGCGCAACCTGGTCATGGAGGAAGGTCGTCGCGAGAGCTTGCGTCCGCGCCTCTCGGAGCTGACCAAGCAATTTAAATCCTACCGGGATTCTCTCAATACCCTGGATCAGCGCGAGATGGAATTGCAGGGGCTGATGCGCGAGGTCAAGGTCAAGCAAGAAGCCTTCGACATCTACCTCAAGAAGGAAGAAGAGTCGCGTATCAATGAAGTGTTGGACCGCAAAGGCATCTCGAACGTGAATGCGATAGAGCATGCTACGGCTCCGCAGAAACCCATCAGGCCCCGCAAGTTGCTCAACGTGGTGATTGGACTCTTGATCGGATTGGTCGGAGGATTCGGCTCAGCCTATGTGTCCGAGTACATGCGCCGGACCTTCGTCACCCGCGAGGAGGTGGAGGATGCTCTCAGGCGGCCTGTGCTCGCGGCGTTACCGCTCGTCCGTCCTGGCACGTCCGATGCTGTCAGTTTCGATCTTGAGTTACGGCAGGCCGCGCAGCAGGTCATTCGGTCGTACCATGAGCGCGGTCTGAGAACACTGCTTGCCACGAGCGCCCTCCGCGGTGAAGGCCGGTCGCACGTAGCTGGGGCGCTCGCGCGAGTGCTGGCCGAGCAGAAGTTTCGCGTACTGCTCATCACCTTTGAAGCGGCCGATTCCGGGAAGCCAACTACCGACGATGGCGCTGCCGCCGACAAGCAAGGGCCGGATGCCGGCCGGCTCCGTCAGGCTGACCCCGAGTCGACCGATCTCCCGCTCCTCCATCGCTTGCTGGTTCGGCACAAGGAAGGCACCGCGCTGGAATTTGCCGAGCATCTGGCGGAAGTCGCCAAGACCATGCGCGATCGGTTCGATTTAATCGTGATCGACGGCCCCGCGTTGACCTCCTTTCCTGAGATGCGTGTGGCCATCGCAGGAATCGACGGCACGATTCTGGTGATCGAGGCTGAGCGGACGGTGTCGGTGGCGGCGGCCAGGACCACTATGTCGATCGAGGCCGCAGGAGGGCACTTGCTGGGACTCGTGTTGAACAAGCGTCGATACATCATTCCGGACTGGATTTACGGGCGCTGGTTGGCGGCCGGTGGGAGGGAGGGCGTATGA
- a CDS encoding sugar transferase: MKAVIMESAPWVGTMLAFPVGNELLIDHLLLALKQQGVREVAVVSCEQDPYVRELVCRAGRACGMTVFWRTEPVYRGTAGGLQAVEDFLDTPTFLAIHANVYLRDVDLEAALDAHESHHAGITLVTQRMAGNDDDLESVEVDQTGLVSRVNILHWSRNRRSQLTPCGVYVFNREVLPLIPRDEYFDVNEQLVPLLRSRGGSIRAHQIQGGVCTITGPEDFLWLNREILFKDIQSGARGDSRHGGMDDIVIGENSDISPRSFLLGPLVIGPNCVVEDYVHLIGPAVIGPTSHLEKGSLVRESVLRSGTRVQGNARVEYSVVAGDEAVPEGMRLRSTFWTKAKPAMYEPHGPSSQAPPGKPAQRTRRAQRSSGKAQRGNGQRSMYGLVKSVVDLVAAAFGMVLVGPLMALIALAIKLDSPGPVFFSQKRCGKNGREFWMHKFRTMVPDAEKRQKELRAQNSVDGPMFKLEEDPRITRMGKILRKTSLDELPQLLNVLRGEMSLVGPRPLAYDEMKFCPTWRDARLSVSPGLTGLWQVKARNRNRFAEWIRYDLEYVRTHSLLLDLYILIRTARVLLKGV, from the coding sequence ATGAAAGCCGTGATCATGGAAAGTGCTCCATGGGTCGGAACAATGCTGGCGTTTCCAGTCGGAAACGAGCTCTTGATCGACCACCTGCTGCTGGCTCTCAAGCAACAAGGTGTCCGCGAGGTAGCGGTTGTGTCGTGTGAGCAAGACCCGTATGTGCGGGAACTCGTGTGTCGAGCCGGTCGTGCCTGCGGCATGACCGTGTTCTGGCGGACAGAGCCCGTCTATCGAGGAACCGCTGGTGGCTTGCAGGCGGTGGAAGACTTTCTCGACACGCCGACCTTTCTGGCCATTCATGCCAATGTGTATTTGCGCGACGTGGACCTGGAGGCTGCCCTCGACGCCCATGAATCACATCATGCTGGCATTACGTTGGTCACTCAGCGCATGGCAGGCAACGACGATGACCTGGAAAGTGTCGAAGTGGACCAGACCGGGCTCGTCTCCCGGGTCAATATTCTACATTGGTCGAGGAACCGTCGAAGTCAGCTGACGCCTTGCGGGGTATACGTATTCAACCGTGAGGTGCTGCCGCTCATCCCTCGGGACGAATATTTTGATGTGAACGAGCAACTGGTACCGTTGCTACGAAGCCGTGGCGGCTCGATTCGCGCCCACCAAATCCAAGGCGGCGTGTGTACGATCACGGGGCCGGAGGACTTTCTGTGGTTGAATCGCGAGATTCTGTTCAAAGACATCCAATCCGGCGCGCGTGGCGACAGTCGCCACGGTGGCATGGACGACATTGTCATCGGTGAAAATTCGGATATTTCGCCGCGCTCGTTCTTGTTGGGCCCCTTGGTGATCGGCCCCAATTGTGTGGTGGAAGATTATGTACACCTGATCGGGCCCGCGGTGATCGGTCCGACCTCTCACTTGGAAAAGGGAAGTCTCGTTCGCGAGAGTGTGCTCCGGTCCGGCACGCGGGTACAGGGGAATGCCAGGGTGGAATATTCCGTGGTGGCCGGCGACGAGGCCGTACCCGAGGGCATGCGCCTTCGGAGCACATTCTGGACCAAGGCGAAGCCAGCCATGTATGAGCCGCATGGACCGTCTTCCCAGGCTCCTCCGGGCAAGCCGGCGCAACGGACGAGGCGTGCTCAACGGTCGTCCGGAAAGGCGCAGAGAGGCAACGGTCAACGGTCGATGTATGGCCTAGTCAAATCCGTCGTTGATCTCGTGGCCGCCGCTTTCGGGATGGTTCTCGTAGGTCCGCTCATGGCGCTTATCGCTTTGGCGATCAAACTGGATTCTCCGGGCCCGGTGTTTTTCTCCCAAAAGCGGTGCGGGAAAAACGGCAGGGAATTCTGGATGCATAAGTTCAGAACCATGGTGCCGGATGCGGAGAAGCGTCAGAAAGAGTTGCGGGCACAAAACAGTGTCGACGGACCAATGTTCAAGTTAGAGGAAGATCCCCGTATTACCCGCATGGGCAAGATTCTCCGCAAAACGAGCCTCGACGAGTTGCCGCAGCTGTTGAATGTCTTACGCGGCGAAATGAGTCTTGTCGGACCTCGCCCGCTGGCCTATGACGAGATGAAATTCTGCCCGACATGGCGCGATGCGAGATTGAGTGTGTCCCCCGGCTTGACGGGTCTCTGGCAGGTGAAGGCGCGCAATCGGAATCGATTCGCGGAGTGGATTCGATACGACCTTGAATATGTCCGCACGCATTCACTGTTACTGGACCTGTACATTCTCATCCGGACCGCACGGGTGTTGCTGAAAGGAGTGTGA
- a CDS encoding transposase, with amino-acid sequence MPSRFSKEKKLQILREGSAEGGVTRACRKYRISVSTFYRWRAKHLPGDMDPARHLRSLQLENRRLKHRVAELSLDYSILRSALVNDRGSEC; translated from the coding sequence ATGCCGTCTCGATTCAGTAAAGAAAAAAAGTTGCAGATCCTGAGGGAAGGAAGTGCCGAGGGAGGGGTCACACGTGCGTGCAGGAAATACCGGATCTCGGTCAGCACATTCTATCGCTGGCGCGCCAAACACCTCCCCGGCGACATGGATCCTGCCCGGCACCTGCGGTCCTTGCAGCTTGAGAATCGGCGCCTGAAGCATCGTGTCGCCGAATTGTCCCTGGACTACAGCATTCTCCGGTCCGCACTGGTCAACGACCGAGGTAGTGAATGTTAG
- a CDS encoding response regulator transcription factor — protein sequence MVAIVSSNYLLRLGLQKIVEDEKWIRLTGQSAHGVNLDDLLKSEHPHIVILDTESEHTVQDMIRTIKEAVPAIKIILLAGIDESESTRQALACGVDGLVLKIQPSPVLIATIDYLAHATMPVTLPIELSASRVKRGLTSSLPASPPHTSAPMKWPEGLTEREREVVRLISEGLSDKDIADRLCISSITVRHHLTNIFDKLGVSNRQKLLIRAHQHGLVGPPALA from the coding sequence GTGGTGGCGATCGTGAGCAGCAACTATCTTTTGCGGCTCGGTCTGCAGAAGATCGTCGAAGATGAGAAGTGGATTCGCCTGACCGGGCAGTCTGCGCACGGCGTGAATCTCGACGACTTACTGAAGTCCGAGCACCCGCACATCGTGATCTTGGATACGGAGAGTGAGCACACGGTGCAGGACATGATCCGGACCATCAAGGAAGCCGTCCCGGCAATCAAAATCATCCTCCTGGCCGGTATCGATGAGTCCGAAAGCACCCGTCAGGCATTGGCATGCGGCGTAGATGGCCTGGTACTAAAGATACAACCCTCTCCGGTCTTGATCGCCACAATCGATTACCTTGCCCACGCCACAATGCCCGTCACGCTGCCGATCGAGCTCAGCGCTTCGCGAGTGAAAAGAGGGCTTACGTCCTCCCTGCCGGCTTCACCCCCTCACACTTCTGCCCCAATGAAGTGGCCGGAAGGCTTAACGGAACGAGAGCGCGAGGTTGTGCGCTTGATCAGCGAAGGCCTTTCCGATAAAGATATTGCCGACCGACTCTGCATCTCCAGCATCACGGTCCGTCATCACCTCACTAATATTTTTGACAAGCTGGGCGTGTCCAACCGCCAGAAGTTGCTGATCCGCGCACACCAGCATGGGCTTGTAGGGCCACCGGCTTTAGCATAA
- the tyrS gene encoding tyrosine--tRNA ligase — protein MTSVAQQLDLILRGIVEVINPTELESKLARAIKEQRPLRVKAGFDPTAPDLHLGHTVLIHKLKHFQDLGHQVIFLIGDFTGMIGDPTGRSETRVALSKEKVLENAKTYERQIFKILDPQKTQVEFNSRWMSAMTADGLIELSAHYTVARMLEREDFHKRYTEGKPISIHEFMYPLIQGYDSVALKADVELGGTDQKFNLLMGRDLQRDYGQDAQVVITMPLLEGTDGVRKMSKSLGNYIALEDNPDEMFGKVMSISDALMHRYYELLTTEDLERVKTAHPMDAKQSLAELIVARYHGAEAGREAKAMFQQKFQSREFPEQPDARVILTPSDVKDPAVPSIGLVDLIAKTGLVPSKSEARRLIVQGGVEINEQKFTDANAAIPLTAGKPLYMRVGRRKFAVAEYTV, from the coding sequence GTGACTTCCGTAGCGCAACAGTTGGACCTTATACTTCGAGGGATCGTTGAGGTTATTAATCCGACCGAGCTGGAATCAAAGCTGGCTCGCGCGATCAAGGAACAGCGACCGCTGCGGGTCAAGGCGGGCTTCGATCCCACGGCTCCGGACCTGCATCTCGGTCACACCGTCCTGATCCACAAGTTGAAACACTTTCAAGACCTCGGGCATCAGGTCATCTTTCTGATCGGTGACTTCACCGGTATGATCGGCGATCCGACGGGGCGGTCGGAGACGCGTGTTGCGCTGTCGAAGGAAAAGGTGTTGGAGAACGCCAAGACGTACGAGCGCCAGATCTTCAAGATTCTGGACCCTCAAAAAACACAGGTGGAGTTCAACAGTCGTTGGATGAGTGCGATGACGGCCGATGGGTTGATTGAATTGAGCGCGCACTACACCGTGGCTCGCATGCTGGAGCGGGAAGACTTTCACAAGCGGTATACGGAGGGGAAGCCGATCAGCATCCATGAGTTCATGTATCCTTTGATCCAGGGGTATGATTCCGTCGCGCTCAAGGCCGACGTTGAATTGGGCGGTACCGATCAAAAATTCAACCTTCTGATGGGACGGGACCTGCAGCGTGACTATGGGCAAGACGCGCAGGTCGTCATCACCATGCCGCTCCTGGAGGGAACCGACGGCGTTCGTAAGATGAGCAAGAGCCTCGGCAATTATATTGCGTTGGAGGACAACCCTGACGAGATGTTCGGCAAGGTCATGTCGATCAGCGATGCGCTGATGCACCGATACTACGAACTGCTGACGACGGAAGATTTGGAACGCGTGAAGACGGCTCACCCCATGGATGCCAAACAGTCGTTGGCGGAGCTGATTGTGGCCCGTTACCACGGGGCTGAGGCCGGTCGAGAAGCCAAGGCCATGTTTCAGCAAAAGTTTCAATCGCGGGAATTTCCGGAGCAGCCGGACGCCCGTGTGATCCTCACGCCCTCCGATGTGAAGGATCCCGCCGTCCCTTCAATCGGATTGGTCGATTTGATTGCGAAAACCGGCTTGGTGCCGAGTAAAAGTGAAGCCAGGCGCTTGATCGTGCAGGGTGGGGTGGAGATCAATGAGCAGAAATTCACGGATGCCAATGCCGCGATCCCGTTAACGGCCGGGAAGCCGCTTTATATGCGTGTCGGCCGCCGTAAGTTTGCGGTGGCTGAGTATACGGTGTAA